Proteins encoded within one genomic window of Ailuropoda melanoleuca isolate Jingjing chromosome 16, ASM200744v2, whole genome shotgun sequence:
- the CD5 gene encoding T-cell surface glycoprotein CD5 produces MGFQQLPLAALYLLGVLVTSCLGGPYWDDSGKLVKLTGSNSPCQGQLEVHFGHKWHTVSSWSWSRNQSRWEDPKQASKLCWRFSCGDALVLAHVPDFNSPHNSVTCYGHPGSFSNCSPSEPSQRSPLGLICLEPPKTKPPPTSPPPTTTPEPTAPPRLLLVAGPGGLRCAGVVEFYQGSLGGAISYKVQEQDGTQDLKNRICAALQCGSFLRHLPEAETTRTQDPGESKALPIRWKIQNASCASLDQCFGKVPPYEGGQALALVCSGFQPKVQSRLVGGGGLCEGSVEVRQGKRWEVLCDVPWAKNTARWEEVCQEQQCGKVNSYRVLDAAEKTARALSCPQEKLSQCHQLQEKKAHCKRVFVKCQDPNPAGLGAGTVASIILALVLLAVLLVVCGPHAYRKLVKKFRQKKQRQWIGPTGMNQNMSFHRNHTVTVRSQVESTSVSHVENEYSQPPRNSHVSAYAALEGALHRVSTQPDNSSDSDYDLHGAQRL; encoded by the exons TCACTTCCTGCCTCGGAGGGCCCTACTGGGATGACTCAG GGAAGCTGGTGAAACTGACAGGCTCCAACTCGCCGTGCCAGGGCCAGCTGGAGGTCCACTTCGGGCACAAGTGGCACACGGTATCTAGCTGGAGCTGGAGCCGGAACCAGAGCCGCTGGGAGGACCCCAAGCAGGCCTCGAAGCTCTGCTGGAGGTTCTCATGCGGGGACGCCTTGGTCTTGGCCCACGTCCCTGACTTCAACAGTCCCCACAACTCAGTCACCTGCTACGGACACCCGGGGTCCTTCTCCAACTGCAGCCCCAGTGAGCCCAGCCAGAGGAGCCCTCTGGGCCTGATCTGCCTAG AGCCACCGAAGACAAAACCCCCTCCCAcgagccccccacccaccaccactccAGAGCCCACAG CCCCTCCCAGGCTGCTGCTGGTGGCCGGGCCTGGAGGCCTGCGGTGTGCCGGCGTGGTCGAGTTCTACCAAGGCAGCCTCGGAGGGGCCATCAGCTACAAGGTGCAGGAGCAGGACGGGACCCAGGACCTGAAGAACCGCATCTGTGCGGCCCTCCAGTGTGGCTCCTTCCTGAGGCACCTGCCAGAGGCCGAAACGACCAGGACACAAGATCCAGGGGAGAGCAAGGCCTTGCCGATTCGATGGAAGATCCAGAACGCAAGCTGCGCCTCCCTGGACCAGTGCTTTGGAAAAGTACCCCCCTACGAGGGTGGCCAAGCTCTGGCCCTCGTCTGTTCTG GTTTCCAGCCCAAGGTGCAGAGCCGCCTGGTGGGGGGCGGCGGCTTGTGTGAAGGCTCTGTGGAGGTGCGCCAGGGCAAGCGTTGGGAAGTCCTGTGCGACGTCCCCTGGGCCAAGAACACAGCGCGGTGGGAGGAGGTGTGCCAGGAGCAGCAATGCGGCAAAGTCAACTCCTACCGGGTGCTGGATGCCGCCGAGAAGACAGCCCGCgccctctcctgtccccaggaGAAGCTGTCCCAGTGCCATCAGCTGCAAGAGAAAAAAGCCCATTGCAAGAGGGTGTTTGTCAAGT gcCAGGACCCAAACCCGGCAGGCCTGGGCGCAGGCACCGTGGCGAGCATCATCCTGGCTCTTGTGCTCCTGGCAGTGCTGCTGGTTGTGTGCGGCCCTCACGCCTACAGGAAGCTGGTGAAGAAAT TCCGCCAGAAGAAACAGCGCCAGTGGATTGGCCCCACAGGAATGAACCAGAACA tgTCTTTCCATCGCAACCACACGGTGACCGTCCGGTCCCAGGTTGAGAGCACCTCCGTCTCACATGTGGAGAATGAATACAGTCAGCCGCCCAGGAACTCCCACGTCTCTGCTTATGCAG CTCTGGAAGGGGCCCTGCATCGTGTTTCCACCCAGCCTGATAACTCTTCCGATAGTGACTACGATTTGCACGGGGCTCAGAGGCTGTGA